The genomic segment CAGGCTATACTATTATGAGCACTTAAAAGTTAAGACTCGTGAAAATTTTCCTGAATACATCATATAAAGATGTTTGAATACTTTTCCAAATTTTTGTCTGATTCACCAATCAGATCAAACTTGGGAACCttattaaaacaaaaataagTCTACAGGTCCCAAAAGGAAGTCAGTTTCCATTTAACCACCAAATAAAGCTCTGTTCTTTTCCGTAAATCATCAATCTGATAAAAGAGGGGTAAGTCTTCAATAAAAACTGGCAAGAAAACAGAAAACTTAAAAGTAAATTTTGGAAAATAACAAGCCAAAAGGATGGTTTAATAAATTCAGAAGGACGATTTCACTCTTACCGCGATTTTGGGCATTGAAGGTGTCACAGGAATTAATTGCCTAGATTGTTTAATTGCCAGTTCTTCAAGTCTCTGAGTTCCAACAGATATCTACAGAAGAAGGAACATTGACCGTGGGCATGAGTTATACATTGTCACCCATAACACAAGAAAAAACCAACCTGGAAAGTACTCTGAGAACGGTGGGGACCCTGAGCCACAGCTTCCGCCATGTTGAGGCTGGTGCATGAGCCCGAGGATACAGATACCGGACTTGCAGAAGCTTGTTGAACTGACGTCAGGCTGGTTCCATTACTTCCAACTAACATAGGAACCTCTGCTAATGCCGATGTCCATTTATCACCACGTATAGTTGCAGAAGAAATGGGTAAGCTCTGAATGGCTGTACTTACTCCAGGAGATGGGACTCTTCCGACCTCAGGTGTCAATGATCTTTCCTCCGCTCCTAGAAAAGGAAAATCTCTCTCAAAAGTGGCTATTTTCTCAGTACCAACAGGAGCACCATTAGTAAGCACACCATTATTAGTATTCCCACGAGAGTTCCTCGCGTCGTTTGGTACTTTCTTATGCCACGTGTCTCCATGTTTCCCAGAACTCATCGACTGGGAACGCCTAAATCCATCCCTTTCAAATTTAACTGACATGGCTGAGAAATCCTGGAATTGGCGGTCGCCCAGAGAGGACTTTTCTTTGCCAGGAGAATCATATGTATCCTTCTCCCAATCCTTGTCACGTTGGTTTTTACCAAAACTATTATAAGACCTCAGTTGACCAGAGCTGTTACTGTTGGAACTCCGGTGGAAATATGAAGAATTAGATGTTCGTCCCAAATCATGACCATTACCATTAACAAATGATTTATTTCTCACAAACTTTACAGCAGTGTGATCGCCTTAAGACAACAAAAAAGCATTAGTTAGAAGCTGAGCCAGTTAAAAAATCTAGATCAAATATGAGaagtttaatttttaaaaacaaaattaccTGAATTAGCTGTAGTGTTTCCACTGGTCAGATTTCCAGTATTTTTCAACCATTCTGGTACTAAAGCAGGCTCACTTCTTTCCATAACTAATGCCGAACATTATCACACAttaacaaaaaatgaaaaaatatcgATTTGTCTTATTAGAATTAATGAAGATTTACACTGCCTCATGCCAATGCTAAATAATCTCCACGCCTCCACGCCCAAACAAATTTGAACGTCTGTTCCAAAATTAGTCAACCTTATATGCTAATCCAAAATCCTCAATACCTAAATCCCACTTGTCTACTCGAGAACTCCCTAGTCACTATGATCTATGTCAACAAACAAGCGTTCTGATCAAAGAATCTAAGTCGTCACATACAGGGTTACAGGGGGGTTTTCAAACTTCTATCACCATTTACCCCGCAAAGTGCACAAGTACTGTCTCTATCCGATACATGgacaaattaaaattttcgtCACCTATCAACACAAACCCCTCATTTTCAACATGGGCAAGCGAAAATAAACAAAAGCCTTAGCTGCGACCAAAATGAGAATCCCCTGAAGAAACTTGCCTAACTTCACGCATAAACAGCCATAAAAAAGCGGCAATTCTTCAAAAACGATACATATCCATAAATCTTCCAGATATGCTCAAACTACCTTAAAAACCCATCCAATTAACAGAACAAAAATCGAGGAACCCAGAAAAACCAAAGGGTCTGAACAGTCTGTCAACACAGAAAATTCACCAAGAAGTCGGAAACTATCTGTATAGATATATTAACGATTAAAAATAATCTTAACCCCAATTTCCGGACGACATCAAGAGAACTAATTTGTATTCTCAAAACGAGGAAAAGTAGCCCTAGTTCCTCGCACTCGCCTCCTTGAGTTGTGGTGTTGTATGAGCCTCAAAACTATACTTGCCGAATTTCGCCGAGAGAGAAGCCGGGAGCGTTATATTTCCTGATTTAACTGCGGCACTGTCAGTGGGAAATGGGATCGAGAAGGGAATTTATCGCGTGTGTTTGAGAGGAAAAGGATTAGGAATTGCGATTTTGGGTGCATTCAGGAGGACTGGTGTGTGATATTGTCCTGCCAAGAAAATCATTCCTTTTTTATAGGTAACCTCGGTCTCCCTTTCTTATTTGATATTTGATATatgttgaaaattaatattaaaatgtgtgcattgaatatttgaatgttgaatatttgaatgttgaaaataagagttgtaaatattgaaaattagtgtgtgatgatgtaggtaacgatgtattttatttttggattatctgtaaagaaattctataaataggctcactatttgtgaagaaattcacaattgagtagagagaaaaatattataaagtgtgtagtttggtaatattataaagtgtgtactttgatatttttactttttaccataaatttttactttttcacaacaatatACTATTTGttattagtaaaaaaaaattgtgacacAATGCACATATCAGTTTTATAAAATGAACATCTTTTGTCGGATAGTTggtaacaaaaaaaatatatcaaaaatattatttattattataaatataaatatgattgacATGTCGATAAAAATCAATGTGTCCGTCACAAATGacatgttattattattattattattattcattctTAATTGTATCTTTGCCAATGTAAGATTACATTTTCATAttagttttatatatatatatatatatatatatatatatatatatatatatatatatatatatatatatatatatatatatattagagtATATTGTTTAAAAGATTTGCTGAAATTGAATCAAACTTGTTAACTAACATTCTTGTAAAGTTTAAGAGTGGATATTCAAAAATTCGTAAATAGTAAATACTTGAGACAATCAGGGGTGAGCATTCGGTTGGTTCGATTACCGACCGAATTAGTTATAACCGAACCAaatcgaaccgaaccgaaatatttagtcataaccgaaccgaacgaattaattttcataactgattaaaaccgaaccgaattaaaatcggaaccgattagtttttttttaaaaaaaatgatttaacttttattatatatttaattttattgaacACTAAAGTCTAcaaaaatgcataaaaacataaaattacaCATATCACAAATGTATAAGTTTTGTTTGAACACAATTAATATGTATTACatcgattttaaaataaaaaattaaaaaatatataaaaattgataaataataaaaacttattAAATAATAGTATTTATTATATCAGTTAATTTGGTTAaccgattttaaaattttgaaaaccatAACCGaatcgaattaaccgatataaccgatttttttaaatttgaaaaccgaatttccgaaataaccgaactgAATTTCCGAATTAACTCGGTACGATCGGTTAATTCAAAATCTTGCTCACCCCTAGAGACAACCaatgaataaaattatgaattggTTTTAAAATTTCCTTTCTGTTATAGAAAAGATATTATAgatgattattgatattgttatcTATTCAAATCTGTAAAtctactctataaatagaggtctTCAGTGATGaataaaacacacaaaaatCATTCTCTCTTCTCTATATTCTCTACtattcacaacacgttatcagcacgagtgCTCTTCAaggtaaaatttataaataatttattcttaTTCTTGTATGAATGCTCTTGAAGAAGCACAATATTTAGATTTAATATTGATGCTCCCGAAGTAGCACAAATTATAGATTTATGTTGATGCTCCTGAAGAAGCACAACTTTTAATTTTATGTTGATGCTCCTGAAGTAGCACAACACGACTTTATGTTGAAGATATTGATAGATCtatgaataaaatattaatgaatAAGATTTATCAATATTCCCGAAGAATCTTGATCTAAAATCATAAAGATCTATCAATATCTATGAACaatattgatataaaatataatgttATCATATTCCTGAAGAATTTAGATAACTATCATATGTTTCGACAATATTCTTGAAGAATATTGATTATAAATGTATTGTTGTTTTgattcaagtttttttttttttttttttatcatatcttGGATtgcttgtttaagatttatatTATTTGGATTTTGATGTTTTAACTAGTCGCTAAAATATTGTGTGAATACTAGTATTTACTACTtccatgatattttttttttgaatcaaTCTCATCACTATGTTTGATATCAACAGAACCATAATATTTTAGATT from the Primulina eburnea isolate SZY01 chromosome 3, ASM2296580v1, whole genome shotgun sequence genome contains:
- the LOC140826919 gene encoding uncharacterized protein; the encoded protein is MERSEPALVPEWLKNTGNLTSGNTTANSGDHTAVKFVRNKSFVNGNGHDLGRTSNSSYFHRSSNSNSSGQLRSYNSFGKNQRDKDWEKDTYDSPGKEKSSLGDRQFQDFSAMSVKFERDGFRRSQSMSSGKHGDTWHKKVPNDARNSRGNTNNGVLTNGAPVGTEKIATFERDFPFLGAEERSLTPEVGRVPSPGVSTAIQSLPISSATIRGDKWTSALAEVPMLVGSNGTSLTSVQQASASPVSVSSGSCTSLNMAEAVAQGPHRSQSTFQISVGTQRLEELAIKQSRQLIPVTPSMPKIAVLASERHKNKAAGQQQYPVSSSLPTSNSPRTGPMKDDFSKASNVGKLHVLKPVRERNGVTPIVKENASPTSGGKTASSTLFATLSGSASAVTRSPPNNPVAPSTDRKPVLTVLEKLPTSQARSRKDFFNLMKMKSMTNSFSVADSPTTNSSSVLDTCTAVSPSASDKLAPTDVITAPSTPLAGDTPLNSSIGTNSHLCREMDELTCNGDACDNPDPLVPEEEAAFLRSLGWEENSDEGGLTEEEINSFYKDVTKHINSKPAPSY